The window CAAGCCGTAGCCGCCCTCGCGCCGGCGGTAGAGCACGTTGACCACATCGGTCTCCGCGTTCTGAAACACGTAGAAGTCGTGGCCGAGGAGGTCCATCTGCAGCACGGCTTCGTCGACGTCCATGGGCTTCAGGTGGAAGCGCTTCACCCGGACGATCCGCGGCAGATCCTCGGAGGGGTCTTCCGTGCGCTCCTCCTTCGCGCGCTCGGGCTTCTTGGCGCCGCCGTCCTGGCGCGCCTTCCGGTTGAGACGCGTCTTGTACTTGTGGATCTGGCGCTCCAGTTTGTCCCAGACGCGGTCCAGGGAGGCGTACATGTCGCCCGTCGCCTCCTCGCCGCGCAAGATGTAGCCCGAGACCGGCACGGTCACCTCGACCAGGTGCCGGCCCCGCTCGACCTCGAAGCTCACCTGGACGTGGAGAGGCTCGTCGAAGTACTTTCCGAGGCGGGAGAGCTTCTTTTCCGCATACTCCCTCAACGCGGGCGTGACGTCGATGTTCTTGCCGTGCAACTGCAGGTTCACCGGCATGAGACGCGACCCCCTTACCCGACTTCCAAGACCATTCTAGCCCGCACGGCCACCACCTTCCGGCGTGTCGTTTCCTGTCGTCGCCATCGGGGTGAACATGCCTCGTAACAGAATGCCGTCGACCGGAAAAGCTGTGGATAATGTGGATAACCCTGTTCACAAGCGGCGGATCAGGGGGCCGACATGTGGATAACTCTGTGGGACATGTAGAGGATTCCCGAATTATGTCGAATGGCGTCAGCGCTCCCGGTAGGACCAGCGGCTCAGGACGATGCCGATCTCGTACAGGAGGAACAGCGGCACGCTCACGAGCATCTGCGACATCACGTCGGGCGGGGTGACGGCGGCCGCCACGATCAGGATCAGAAGATACGCGAGTCTTCGTCCCGCGCGCAGCGTGCGCGGCGCGACGAGACCCAGGCGGGACAGCGCGAGCACGACGAGCGGCCACTCGAACACGAGACCCAC is drawn from Clostridia bacterium and contains these coding sequences:
- the raiA gene encoding ribosome-associated translation inhibitor RaiA, producing the protein MNLQLHGKNIDVTPALREYAEKKLSRLGKYFDEPLHVQVSFEVERGRHLVEVTVPVSGYILRGEEATGDMYASLDRVWDKLERQIHKYKTRLNRKARQDGGAKKPERAKEERTEDPSEDLPRIVRVKRFHLKPMDVDEAVLQMDLLGHDFYVFQNAETDVVNVLYRRREGGYGLIEPAR